One bacterium DNA segment encodes these proteins:
- a CDS encoding SDR family NAD(P)-dependent oxidoreductase translates to MSRIRFDERVALVTGAGNGLGREHALLLAARGARVLVNDYGGDTVGRGRSEAPAEAVVREIEAAGGEAVANAGSVAESADGAAMVEQALDLWGRIDVVVHNAGIGGGTGPFEDVRDEHVDAVFKTHLYGAIHVLRPAWRHMKASGYGRIVNTSSSTALGVDGSFDYPAAKAGLLGLTRSLAREGATLGIKVNAIMPLAYTRMAAGVPNKEIRDWMSATFPAHRVAPLVAWLCHEDVPVSGDIFTVGGGRAARVTTNVYPGYRADDDRPESFRDHWDEVMAGGDPQIALDGTTDAAMMDPGFGALSSDSMKAD, encoded by the coding sequence ATGAGCCGGATTCGATTCGACGAGCGGGTGGCATTGGTGACCGGGGCGGGCAACGGCCTGGGACGGGAGCACGCCCTGCTCCTCGCGGCGCGGGGGGCGCGGGTCCTGGTGAACGACTACGGCGGCGACACGGTCGGTCGGGGGCGCTCCGAGGCCCCCGCGGAGGCGGTGGTCCGCGAGATCGAGGCGGCCGGCGGGGAAGCCGTCGCGAACGCGGGCTCCGTCGCCGAGAGCGCGGACGGCGCGGCCATGGTCGAGCAGGCCCTCGATCTCTGGGGGCGGATCGACGTCGTCGTCCACAACGCCGGGATCGGCGGGGGGACCGGGCCCTTCGAAGACGTTCGCGACGAGCACGTCGACGCCGTGTTCAAGACCCATCTCTACGGGGCGATCCACGTCCTCCGCCCTGCCTGGCGTCACATGAAGGCCTCCGGCTACGGCCGGATCGTCAACACGAGCTCCTCGACGGCCCTCGGCGTCGACGGCAGCTTCGATTATCCCGCCGCGAAGGCCGGCCTCCTCGGCCTGACCCGCTCCCTCGCGCGGGAGGGCGCGACGCTGGGGATCAAGGTGAACGCGATCATGCCGCTGGCGTACACGCGCATGGCCGCTGGCGTCCCGAACAAGGAGATCCGGGACTGGATGAGCGCGACGTTCCCGGCCCACCGGGTCGCGCCGCTCGTCGCGTGGCTCTGCCACGAGGACGTACCGGTCTCGGGCGACATCTTCACCGTCGGCGGCGGACGGGCGGCGCGAGTGACGACGAACGTCTATCCGGGCTATCGCGCCGACGACGACCGCCCGGAGTCCTTTCGCGACCACTGGGACGAGGTCATGGCCGGTGGCGACCCGCAGATCGCCCTCGACGGAACCACCGACGCCGCGATGATGGACCCGGGCTTCGGCGCCCTCTCGAGCGACTCCATGAAGGCGGATTGA
- a CDS encoding amidohydrolase, with product MAAAELDPELFLPDPEPAVEKYTIISVDDHVVEPPHLFETYVPEKLRADAPKLIETPEGHQVWSFEGEVFTQVGMNAVAGRRPETVQLEPFRFEQMRPGCYDIDARIRDMDIAGIWAQMNFPSQITGFCGRIFANAKNKEVGRACVRAWNDWLFEEWYKPHPNRIIPCGITYLQDPAWAVEEIHRNAERGFVSVTFPERPHAVGMPNLWDRNHWDPIIQACADTDTVISLHVGSSGMYPAPEGAPMLQLGATMFGQLSLAACSEWLWSEYPKKHPNLKIAMSEGGIGWVAMLLDRLDNIIDRSGYGMGWDERPADILKRNFWFCTLDDPGTINTRHRIGVENICYETDYPHGDGTWPGCQQLVEEVWGDIPNNELRMMLSENAAKLYRHPLPEVVLPVD from the coding sequence ATGGCCGCAGCCGAACTCGATCCCGAACTCTTCCTGCCCGACCCGGAGCCGGCCGTCGAGAAGTACACGATCATCTCGGTCGACGATCACGTGGTCGAGCCGCCGCACCTCTTCGAGACCTACGTTCCGGAGAAGCTCCGCGCCGACGCGCCGAAGCTGATCGAGACGCCGGAAGGTCATCAGGTCTGGTCCTTCGAGGGCGAGGTCTTCACGCAGGTCGGAATGAACGCCGTCGCCGGTCGCCGCCCCGAGACCGTCCAGCTCGAGCCCTTCCGCTTCGAGCAGATGCGCCCGGGCTGCTACGACATCGACGCGCGGATCCGGGACATGGACATCGCGGGCATCTGGGCGCAGATGAACTTTCCGTCCCAGATCACCGGCTTCTGCGGCCGCATCTTCGCCAATGCGAAGAACAAGGAGGTCGGCCGCGCCTGCGTGCGCGCCTGGAACGACTGGCTCTTCGAGGAGTGGTACAAGCCGCATCCCAACCGGATCATCCCGTGTGGGATCACCTACCTGCAGGATCCGGCGTGGGCCGTCGAAGAGATCCACCGCAACGCCGAGCGCGGCTTCGTCTCGGTCACCTTCCCGGAGCGTCCGCACGCGGTCGGGATGCCGAACCTCTGGGATCGGAACCACTGGGATCCGATCATCCAGGCCTGCGCGGATACCGATACGGTGATCTCGCTGCACGTCGGTTCGTCCGGCATGTATCCCGCGCCGGAGGGGGCGCCGATGCTCCAGCTGGGCGCGACGATGTTCGGCCAGCTCTCGCTGGCGGCGTGCTCGGAGTGGCTCTGGAGCGAGTATCCCAAGAAGCACCCGAACCTGAAGATCGCGATGAGCGAGGGCGGGATCGGCTGGGTCGCGATGCTGCTCGATCGCCTCGACAACATCATCGACCGCTCGGGCTACGGCATGGGTTGGGACGAGCGCCCCGCCGACATCCTCAAGCGCAACTTCTGGTTCTGCACCCTCGACGATCCCGGCACGATCAACACGCGCCACCGGATCGGGGTGGAGAACATCTGCTACGAGACCGACTACCCGCACGGCGACGGGACCTGGCCGGGCTGCCAGCAGCTCGTCGAAGAGGTCTGGGGCGACATCCCGAACAACGAGCTCCGCATGATGCTCTCCGAGAACGCGGCGAAGCTGTACCGACACCCGCTTCCGGAAGTCGTCCTTCCGGTCGACTAG
- a CDS encoding amidohydrolase family protein: MSTTVIRGGTVLDGTGAPGALADVLVRDGRIAEIGKGLSGDRELDASGAVVTPGFIDIHTHYDAQVFWDPALTPSCFHGVTTVVAGNCGFAVGLEKVEDMNPASLMEGIPWDFETFPEYLASVERRGTILNYAAYVGHTALRLFHMGDDAYEREATDAEVAAMCASVREAMEAGAVGLATSFAPTHVGVGGKPICSRVGDFSEFEAMAGELGKLGRGVIEATLGGDFVFDKVYDFQRRVGVPLTYTALLAIPGLWQHGSNVHREQLAKGDTGVWPQISVRAVTLQQQLKSPFSFDQADCFSSLYAEAPEMREVRYKDAEWRKKAIEELANMPLPTRWENFYLAESEVYADHTDRKLEDIAKERGEHPFDTMVAMSLEENLESRWRYVLANDDEEGVEHLLQQDQMAIGLSDAGAHVGMLCDAPLPTDLLGNWVREREVLPLEKAVHKLTGEPAGIFRFEDRGVLREGAHADVCVFDPNEVAPGPIRRVQDFPANADRLTADEPSGIRHVLVNGTAICEDGESKAQGLDGRPGQRPNQLPFA, encoded by the coding sequence ATGTCGACCACCGTGATTCGCGGAGGCACCGTCCTCGATGGAACCGGCGCCCCGGGCGCCCTGGCCGATGTCCTCGTTCGCGATGGACGCATCGCCGAGATCGGGAAGGGGCTCTCCGGCGACCGCGAGCTCGACGCCAGCGGCGCGGTCGTGACGCCGGGCTTCATCGACATCCACACCCACTACGACGCGCAGGTCTTCTGGGACCCCGCGCTCACCCCGTCCTGCTTCCACGGCGTGACGACGGTCGTCGCCGGCAACTGCGGATTCGCGGTCGGCCTCGAGAAGGTCGAGGACATGAACCCGGCGTCGCTCATGGAAGGCATCCCCTGGGACTTCGAGACCTTCCCGGAGTACCTGGCCTCGGTCGAGCGGCGGGGCACGATCCTCAACTACGCCGCCTACGTGGGCCATACGGCGCTCCGCCTCTTCCACATGGGAGACGACGCGTACGAGCGCGAGGCGACGGACGCCGAGGTGGCAGCGATGTGCGCCTCGGTCCGGGAGGCCATGGAAGCGGGCGCCGTGGGCCTCGCCACGAGCTTCGCGCCGACCCACGTGGGCGTCGGCGGCAAGCCCATCTGCAGTCGCGTGGGCGACTTCTCCGAGTTCGAGGCGATGGCAGGGGAGCTGGGGAAGCTCGGCCGCGGCGTGATCGAGGCGACCCTCGGCGGAGACTTCGTCTTCGACAAGGTCTACGACTTCCAGCGCCGCGTGGGCGTCCCGCTCACCTACACCGCGCTCCTCGCGATCCCCGGTCTTTGGCAGCACGGCTCGAACGTCCACCGCGAGCAGCTGGCCAAGGGCGATACCGGCGTCTGGCCCCAGATCTCGGTCCGCGCGGTCACGCTCCAGCAGCAGCTGAAGTCGCCGTTCTCCTTCGACCAGGCCGACTGCTTCTCGTCCCTCTACGCCGAAGCGCCGGAGATGCGCGAGGTCCGCTACAAGGACGCCGAGTGGCGCAAGAAGGCGATCGAAGAGCTGGCGAACATGCCGCTTCCGACGCGCTGGGAGAACTTCTATCTCGCGGAGAGCGAGGTCTACGCGGACCACACCGACCGCAAGCTCGAAGACATCGCGAAGGAGCGCGGCGAGCACCCCTTCGACACGATGGTCGCGATGTCCCTCGAAGAGAACCTCGAGTCGCGCTGGCGCTACGTGCTGGCGAACGACGACGAAGAGGGCGTGGAGCACCTGCTTCAGCAGGACCAGATGGCGATCGGCCTCTCGGACGCCGGCGCGCACGTGGGGATGCTCTGCGATGCGCCGCTGCCGACCGATCTCCTGGGCAACTGGGTGCGCGAGCGCGAGGTCCTGCCCCTCGAGAAGGCGGTCCACAAGCTGACCGGCGAACCCGCCGGGATCTTCCGCTTCGAGGATCGCGGCGTGCTGCGCGAGGGCGCCCACGCCGACGTCTGCGTCTTCGACCCGAACGAGGTCGCGCCCGGCCCGATTCGCCGCGTGCAGGACTTCCCGGCCAACGCGGACCGGCTGACGGCGGACGAGCCCTCCGGCATCCGGCACGTCCTCGTGAACGGCACGGCGATCTGCGAGGACGGGGAGTCGAAGGCCCAGGGCCTCGACGGCCGGCCGGGTCAGCGTCCGAACCAGCTCCCCTTCGCCTAG
- a CDS encoding 3-keto-5-aminohexanoate cleavage protein, whose amino-acid sequence MATSDPVILEVALNGATPTERNPHSPQTQEALVADAIRCIDAGAAIVHTHAPDITVGGEAGARQYLGHFEPVHARHPDAILYPTIVFGETIEEKTSHVEPLKKAYPLRMGFVDPGSVNLVPTDETGVPAPADWVYANSPADVEKKFALCERLGLGPGMAIFEPGFLRTALAYHAAGRMPRGAFLRFYFGGERSYRGEGPVDLLFGMPPTRAGLDLYLDMLGDCPLPWSVAVVSGDPFDGDVARHALERGGHLRVGLEDYAGLRSPSNLKLVEEAVALCADVGRPVATPAEAARLLDLPD is encoded by the coding sequence ATGGCCACGAGCGACCCGGTGATCCTCGAGGTCGCGCTCAACGGCGCGACCCCGACCGAACGCAATCCCCACTCGCCGCAGACGCAGGAGGCGCTCGTTGCCGATGCGATCCGCTGCATCGACGCGGGGGCCGCGATCGTCCACACCCACGCGCCGGACATCACGGTCGGCGGCGAGGCGGGCGCGCGGCAGTACCTCGGCCACTTCGAGCCGGTCCACGCGCGTCATCCGGACGCGATCCTCTATCCGACCATCGTCTTCGGCGAGACCATCGAGGAGAAGACGAGCCACGTCGAGCCGCTCAAGAAGGCGTATCCGCTTCGCATGGGGTTCGTCGATCCCGGCTCGGTGAACCTCGTTCCGACCGATGAGACGGGCGTGCCGGCGCCCGCGGACTGGGTCTACGCGAATTCGCCGGCGGACGTCGAGAAGAAGTTCGCGCTCTGCGAGCGCCTCGGCCTCGGGCCGGGCATGGCGATCTTCGAGCCCGGCTTCCTGCGGACCGCGCTCGCCTATCACGCGGCGGGACGGATGCCCCGCGGCGCCTTCCTGCGCTTCTACTTCGGCGGGGAACGCAGCTACCGCGGCGAGGGTCCGGTCGACCTCCTCTTCGGGATGCCGCCGACGCGCGCGGGGCTCGACCTCTATCTCGACATGCTGGGGGACTGCCCCTTGCCCTGGTCGGTCGCCGTGGTCTCCGGAGATCCCTTCGACGGCGACGTCGCAAGGCATGCACTCGAGCGCGGCGGCCACCTCCGAGTGGGGCTCGAGGACTACGCCGGCCTGCGCAGCCCGAGCAACCTGAAGCTGGTAGAAGAAGCGGTCGCGCTCTGCGCGGACGTCGGCCGGCCGGTCGCGACCCCCGCCGAAGCCGCCCGCCTGCTCGACCTGCCGGACTAG
- a CDS encoding CPBP family glutamic-type intramembrane protease produces the protein MSTESASVQGEEGGPVVHEGHGWWPYLVPYLVFILMTEFGPRLGEAAQPWLLAIKPAVVLGLVVWFRAGGAYPEWRGEGGRIGLVGGALDMAVGLALTVVWVVPYWLFPAIRPEPGEVFDPAMAGESFVGLILALRLFGYAVVTPIFEELFIRSFVMRQADAWEVSDFRDLPIARYTLRSMIVTVVIFTAGHVPWEYWVCVPWVFLSNLWFYYRKSLSAVILLHGTTNAALLALAVWGGDLLKNPDGTPFSFWFFV, from the coding sequence ATGTCCACCGAGTCCGCATCCGTCCAGGGCGAAGAGGGCGGCCCCGTCGTCCACGAAGGACACGGCTGGTGGCCCTACCTGGTGCCGTACCTCGTCTTCATCCTGATGACGGAGTTCGGCCCGCGACTCGGGGAGGCCGCGCAGCCCTGGCTCCTGGCGATCAAGCCCGCCGTCGTCCTCGGCCTGGTCGTCTGGTTCCGCGCCGGGGGCGCGTACCCCGAGTGGCGGGGCGAGGGCGGACGGATCGGCCTGGTCGGCGGTGCCCTGGACATGGCCGTCGGACTCGCCCTCACGGTCGTCTGGGTCGTTCCGTACTGGCTCTTCCCGGCGATCCGTCCGGAGCCCGGGGAGGTCTTCGATCCGGCGATGGCGGGGGAGTCCTTCGTCGGCCTGATCCTGGCGCTGCGACTCTTCGGCTATGCGGTGGTGACGCCGATCTTCGAGGAGCTCTTCATTCGGAGCTTCGTCATGCGCCAGGCGGACGCGTGGGAGGTCTCGGACTTTCGCGACCTCCCGATCGCCCGCTACACGCTGCGCAGCATGATCGTCACGGTGGTGATCTTCACCGCCGGCCACGTGCCCTGGGAGTACTGGGTCTGCGTGCCCTGGGTCTTCCTGTCGAACCTCTGGTTCTACTACCGGAAGAGCCTGTCCGCGGTGATCCTGCTCCACGGCACCACGAACGCGGCGCTGCTCGCGCTCGCGGTCTGGGGCGGCGATCTCCTGAAGAACCCGGATGGCACGCCGTTCAGCTTCTGGTTCTTCGTCTAG
- a CDS encoding DUF4407 domain-containing protein → MRCHACDAEVELAAGEAIGFRAECDRCAADLHVCLNCDHHDPGAYNECREPSAERVRDRDRANRCEYFRFRTTGGTGDGPEAERRRAQQALDALFGDD, encoded by the coding sequence ATGCGATGTCATGCATGCGATGCAGAGGTCGAGCTCGCCGCAGGCGAGGCCATCGGGTTCCGCGCGGAATGCGATCGCTGCGCGGCGGACCTTCACGTCTGCCTGAACTGCGATCACCACGACCCGGGCGCCTACAACGAGTGCCGCGAACCGAGCGCGGAACGCGTTCGAGACCGGGACCGCGCGAATCGGTGCGAGTATTTCCGATTCCGAACGACGGGAGGCACCGGGGACGGGCCCGAAGCAGAGCGTCGACGTGCGCAGCAGGCGCTGGACGCCTTGTTCGGAGACGACTAG
- a CDS encoding carbamoyltransferase, with product MNILGISAYYHDSAACLVQDGTIVAAAQEERFTRKKHDYRFPENAVEFCLAEAGIEASQLDLVTFYDKPLLKFDRLLETYITYAPSGFKMFLMGMPLWLRQKLHTPRELDRGLKKQYKGRYVFTEHHESHAASAFYPSPFEEAAVLTLDGVGEWATGSIAHGRGNRLDMLKEMRFPHSLGLLYSAFTYFTGFKVNSGEYKLMGLAPYGEPVYKDLMIEKLLDIKDDGSFRMDMDYFGFCNSDVMTSPKMNGLFGGPPREAESEITQREMDIAASIQAVTEEVVLKIANYAHEVTGSRNLTMAGGVALNCVANGRVLREGPFDNVWIQPASGDAGGALGAALFTWHELLDKPREVVAQDSQYGSLLGPAFSNDEIREYLDAEEAVYTFYEDEDDLVDRIAQLIATEHVVGHFSDRAEFGPRALGSRSIMGDGRSREMQATMNLKIKFRESFRPFAPAVLREDVHEYFEMRPDENSPYMLLVAPVKEDKRLPVEAADRAKGLDKLKEIRSVVPAITHVDYSARVQTIDMQHHPRFYKIISKFKEKTGSPVVINTSFNVRGEPIVNTPEDAMRCFMYTNMDALILENFVILKQDQPNAKEIDVDAYLAEFALD from the coding sequence GTGAACATCCTCGGCATTTCCGCGTACTACCACGACAGCGCTGCCTGCCTCGTCCAGGACGGGACGATCGTCGCCGCGGCGCAAGAAGAGCGCTTCACGCGGAAGAAGCACGACTACCGCTTCCCGGAGAACGCGGTCGAGTTCTGCCTCGCAGAAGCCGGAATCGAGGCCTCTCAGCTCGATCTGGTGACGTTCTACGACAAGCCGCTGCTGAAGTTCGATCGGCTTCTCGAGACGTACATCACGTACGCCCCGTCGGGATTCAAGATGTTCCTGATGGGCATGCCGCTCTGGCTGCGCCAGAAGCTGCATACCCCCCGCGAGCTCGATCGGGGACTCAAGAAGCAGTACAAGGGTCGCTACGTCTTCACGGAGCACCACGAGTCCCACGCCGCCAGCGCCTTCTATCCGTCGCCCTTCGAGGAGGCGGCGGTGCTCACCCTGGACGGCGTCGGCGAATGGGCGACCGGCTCGATCGCGCACGGACGCGGCAACCGGCTCGACATGCTGAAGGAGATGCGGTTTCCCCACTCCCTCGGTCTGCTCTATTCGGCGTTCACCTACTTCACCGGGTTCAAGGTGAACAGCGGCGAGTACAAGCTCATGGGACTCGCTCCCTACGGCGAGCCCGTCTACAAGGACCTGATGATCGAGAAGCTGCTCGACATCAAGGACGACGGCTCCTTCCGCATGGACATGGACTACTTCGGGTTCTGCAACTCCGACGTGATGACGAGTCCGAAGATGAACGGCCTGTTCGGGGGCCCGCCTCGAGAGGCCGAGAGCGAGATCACCCAGCGCGAGATGGACATCGCCGCCTCGATCCAGGCCGTGACGGAAGAGGTCGTGTTGAAGATCGCGAACTACGCGCACGAGGTGACGGGTTCGCGCAATCTCACGATGGCCGGCGGCGTCGCTCTCAACTGCGTCGCCAACGGGCGCGTTCTCCGCGAGGGCCCCTTCGACAACGTCTGGATCCAGCCTGCTTCGGGTGACGCCGGTGGGGCGCTCGGCGCCGCGCTCTTCACCTGGCACGAGCTGCTCGACAAGCCCCGCGAAGTCGTGGCGCAGGACTCGCAGTACGGCTCGCTCCTGGGGCCCGCGTTCTCGAACGACGAGATCCGCGAGTACCTGGATGCCGAAGAGGCCGTCTACACGTTCTACGAGGACGAAGACGACCTGGTGGATCGGATCGCGCAGCTGATCGCGACGGAGCACGTGGTGGGCCACTTCTCCGACCGGGCCGAATTCGGTCCCCGTGCGCTCGGCTCGCGATCGATCATGGGGGACGGCCGTTCGCGGGAGATGCAGGCGACGATGAACCTGAAGATCAAGTTCAGGGAGTCGTTCCGGCCCTTCGCTCCGGCGGTTCTCCGCGAGGACGTCCACGAGTACTTCGAGATGCGCCCGGACGAGAACAGTCCGTACATGCTGCTGGTCGCGCCCGTCAAGGAAGACAAGCGCCTGCCCGTCGAGGCGGCGGATCGCGCCAAGGGGCTCGACAAGCTGAAGGAGATCCGATCGGTGGTCCCGGCGATCACCCACGTCGACTATTCGGCGCGGGTGCAGACCATCGACATGCAGCACCATCCGCGCTTCTACAAGATCATCTCGAAGTTCAAGGAGAAGACGGGGAGCCCGGTCGTGATCAACACGAGCTTCAATGTTCGCGGGGAACCGATCGTGAACACGCCCGAGGACGCGATGCGCTGCTTCATGTACACGAACATGGACGCCTTGATCCTCGAGAATTTCGTCATCCTGAAGCAGGACCAGCCGAACGCGAAGGAAATCGACGTCGACGCGTATCTGGCCGAGTTCGCGCTGGACTGA
- a CDS encoding SxtJ family membrane protein gives MSKMVEIDWKPDEGTLKQFGFIALVGFSFLAALAWFQLLIFAALPDDWREPVSMGLGALALVSLVFSLVAPKANLPIYVGLTVIAYPIGFVLSYLIMGFLFFGMITPLGLIFRVIGKDPLNRAFEPEASTYWADPRPRRDKESYFRQF, from the coding sequence ATGAGCAAGATGGTCGAGATCGATTGGAAGCCCGACGAGGGAACCCTGAAGCAGTTCGGGTTCATCGCACTCGTCGGGTTCTCGTTCCTCGCGGCGCTGGCCTGGTTCCAGCTGCTGATTTTCGCTGCGCTGCCGGACGACTGGCGGGAGCCGGTGTCCATGGGGCTCGGCGCGCTCGCGCTCGTTTCCCTCGTCTTCTCGCTCGTCGCGCCGAAGGCGAACCTGCCCATCTACGTCGGACTGACGGTGATCGCCTATCCGATCGGGTTCGTCCTCTCGTACCTGATCATGGGCTTTCTCTTCTTCGGGATGATCACGCCGCTCGGCCTGATCTTCCGCGTGATCGGGAAGGATCCGCTCAACCGGGCTTTCGAGCCGGAGGCTTCGACCTACTGGGCCGATCCGCGACCGCGCCGCGACAAAGAGAGCTACTTCCGCCAGTTCTAG
- a CDS encoding DUF5989 family protein translates to MSDQNSDQDFAAQAAGDRTGLVGEFTDFLRENKKWWLAPIVIAILGLGLLVLLGGTAAAPFIYTLF, encoded by the coding sequence ATGAGTGATCAGAACAGCGACCAGGATTTCGCCGCTCAGGCGGCGGGTGACCGGACCGGCCTCGTCGGCGAGTTCACGGACTTCCTTCGCGAGAACAAGAAGTGGTGGCTGGCCCCGATCGTGATCGCGATCCTCGGCCTCGGGCTGCTCGTGCTGCTGGGCGGGACCGCCGCAGCGCCCTTCATCTACACCCTGTTCTAG
- a CDS encoding AAA family ATPase yields the protein MYESFFGLRELPFSLTPDPRFLWLSDTHEEGLATLVYGITRNKGFLLLTGEVGTGKTTLLRAALRELPRDTDTALIINTIGLTPLDLLKLIAAEFGVEGRFESTADYLIAINRMLLERLRTGRNTVLIIDEAQNLDAATLEEVRLLSNLETDTSKLMQIVLTGQPELIRKLSSPQLRQLRQRIAVEHHMEPLTPEQVQPYLAHRIDVAGGRYEEIFEPGVENVFYWFSQGCPRLISLLADRVLLAAYSKQIAPISADFVEAKAKAMGATRAAGLASDLAGGSV from the coding sequence ATGTACGAGAGCTTCTTCGGCTTGCGCGAACTCCCCTTCTCGCTGACGCCCGACCCCCGCTTCCTATGGCTGTCGGACACCCACGAGGAGGGTCTCGCGACCCTCGTCTACGGCATCACCCGAAACAAGGGCTTCCTGCTCCTGACCGGCGAGGTCGGCACGGGCAAGACGACGCTGCTGCGCGCCGCGCTCCGGGAGCTCCCCCGAGACACCGACACGGCCCTGATCATCAACACGATCGGCCTGACCCCGCTCGACCTGCTCAAGCTGATCGCCGCGGAGTTCGGGGTGGAGGGTCGCTTCGAGTCGACGGCGGACTATCTGATCGCGATCAATCGGATGCTGCTCGAGCGCCTCCGCACGGGGCGCAACACGGTCCTGATCATCGACGAGGCCCAGAATCTCGACGCCGCGACCCTCGAAGAGGTGCGCCTCCTCTCCAACCTCGAGACCGATACGTCGAAGCTCATGCAGATCGTGCTGACCGGTCAGCCGGAGCTGATCCGCAAGCTGTCTTCCCCCCAGCTCCGGCAGCTCCGACAGCGCATCGCCGTCGAGCACCACATGGAGCCGTTGACGCCCGAGCAGGTGCAGCCCTACCTGGCCCACCGGATCGACGTGGCCGGGGGGCGCTACGAGGAGATCTTCGAGCCCGGTGTCGAGAACGTCTTCTACTGGTTCTCGCAGGGGTGCCCGCGGCTGATCAGCCTGCTGGCCGACCGCGTGCTCCTCGCGGCGTACTCGAAGCAGATCGCGCCGATCTCGGCGGACTTCGTCGAAGCGAAGGCGAAGGCGATGGGGGCGACCCGCGCAGCCGGCCTGGCGAGCGACCTCGCAGGCGGCTCCGTCTAG
- a CDS encoding polysaccharide biosynthesis/export family protein, which translates to MTGLIAGLALALGCTTNPQPPPAAPSIESYIVGAPDELTVHILPDPEINREVRVRPDGMISIDLVGDVQAAGRTPRQIALDIQEQIGRFKRDAVVNVTVVSSPSQFVTVYGEVASPGIFSLETETRVSEAIGRVGGTRPFANLDAIRLVRTRGNETRILAVDLDAISYGDMRTNHVLREGDLIVVPPTILARFGYAMQALLFPFQPLIAAGQSAGAIAAGAQTVQ; encoded by the coding sequence TTGACCGGCCTGATCGCAGGCCTCGCCCTCGCGCTGGGCTGCACCACGAATCCGCAGCCGCCGCCGGCCGCGCCTTCGATCGAGAGCTACATCGTCGGCGCACCCGACGAGCTCACAGTGCACATCCTTCCCGACCCCGAGATCAACCGAGAGGTCCGCGTGCGTCCGGACGGCATGATCTCGATCGACCTCGTCGGCGACGTGCAGGCCGCCGGTCGAACGCCACGACAGATCGCCCTGGATATCCAGGAGCAGATCGGTCGTTTCAAGCGAGACGCCGTCGTGAACGTGACGGTCGTCTCCTCGCCGAGTCAGTTCGTCACGGTGTACGGGGAGGTCGCGTCCCCTGGCATCTTCTCTCTCGAGACGGAGACCCGGGTCTCGGAGGCCATCGGTCGCGTCGGCGGCACGCGCCCCTTCGCCAACCTCGACGCGATTCGGCTGGTCCGAACACGCGGGAACGAGACCCGGATCCTCGCCGTCGACCTCGATGCGATCTCCTACGGAGACATGCGCACGAATCACGTGCTGCGCGAGGGGGACCTGATCGTGGTCCCGCCCACGATTCTCGCCCGCTTCGGCTACGCGATGCAGGCGCTGCTCTTCCCGTTCCAGCCGCTCATCGCCGCGGGACAGTCGGCGGGGGCGATCGCGGCAGGAGCGCAAACCGTGCAGTAG
- a CDS encoding FHA domain-containing protein — translation MATGRLEIMNGGFEGMTYDLTGDEVVIGRNPTTDITLLDEGISREHALLLFDEDAPGYVIEDLASTNGTKLNGKRIRSAPLAEGDEIQIGQTLFRFVLLKDD, via the coding sequence ATGGCCACAGGGCGACTCGAGATCATGAACGGCGGGTTCGAAGGCATGACCTACGACCTCACCGGGGACGAGGTGGTGATCGGCCGCAATCCGACCACCGACATCACGCTCCTCGACGAGGGCATCAGCCGCGAGCACGCCCTGCTCCTCTTCGACGAGGATGCGCCCGGCTACGTGATCGAGGACCTCGCGTCGACCAACGGCACGAAGCTGAACGGCAAGCGCATCCGCTCCGCCCCCCTCGCCGAGGGCGACGAGATCCAGATCGGTCAGACGCTCTTCCGCTTCGTGCTCCTGAAGGACGACTAG